The Nerophis lumbriciformis linkage group LG05, RoL_Nlum_v2.1, whole genome shotgun sequence genome contains a region encoding:
- the rps4x gene encoding small ribosomal subunit protein eS4 produces MARGPKKHLKRVAAPKHWMLDKLTGVFAPRPSTGPHKLRECLPLIIFLRNRLKYALTGDEVKKICMQRFIKVDGKVRTDINYPAGFMDVISIDKTSEHFRLIYDVKGRFTVHRITAEEAKYKLCKVKKILIGTKGIPHLVTHDARTIRYPDPLIKVNDTVRIDLESGKITESIKFDTGNLCMVTGGANLGRIGIITNRERHPGSFDVVHVKDSTGNSFATRLSNIFVIGKGNKPWVSMPRGKGIRLTIAEERDKRLAAKQGSS; encoded by the exons ATG GCCAGAGGACCGAAGAAGCATCTGAAGCGCGTCGCTGCGCCGAAGCACTGGATGCTGGATAAGCTCACGGGCGTGTTT GCGCCTCGACCTTCCACCGGTCCCCACAAACTGAGGGAGTGCCTGCCCCTAATCATCTTCTTGAGGAACCGCCTTAAGTATGCCCTGACTGGGGATGAGGTGAAGAAAATATGCATGCAACGGTTTATCAAGGTTGACGGCAAGGTCCGTACTGACATCAACTACCCTGCTGGATTCATGG ATGTGATCAGCATTGATAAGACCAGTGAGCATTTTCGTCTTATCTATGATGTGAAAGGACGTTTCACCGTCCACCGCATCACTGCCGAGGAGGCCAAG TACAAGCTCTGCAAGGTGAAGAAGATCCTCATTGGCACCAAGGGGATTCCTCACCTGGTGACCCACGATGCCCGCACCATTCGCTACCCTGACCCCCTCATCAAGGTCAATGACACAGTACGCATCGATCTGGAATCTGGCAAAATCACAGAGTCCATCAAATTTGATACTG GTAACCTGTGCATGGTGACTGGTGGTGCTAACTTGGGTCGTATTGGCATCATCACCAACAGGGAGCGCCACCCTGGCTCCTTTGATGTGGTGCACGTCAAGGACAGCACGGGCAACAGCTTTGCCACCAGGCTCTCCAACATCTTTGTTATTGGCAAG GGCAACAAGCCGTGGGTTTCCATGCCCAGAGGAAAGGGAATCCGCCTGACCATCGCCGAGGAGAGAGACAAGAGACTGGCCGCCAAGCAGGGCAGCAGCTAA